The Andrena cerasifolii isolate SP2316 chromosome 14, iyAndCera1_principal, whole genome shotgun sequence genome contains a region encoding:
- the LOC143376563 gene encoding glycerate kinase: protein MSRRISRGRGEKLKRRKKKVIDPVKEEATAKRIAVIQAKRQKIIDQVKISLLERRMHKREIQNARVEKEERARDKKRRDAEADDTERQMLQIREDMSAVIETGIKCVYTAVIIPDKIKYDGRRTLTIHGVRYKLRNNLHLVGWGKEAVTMSSAFERVVGKQLKRGWMVVPRKSVFMMWSFPEAFPPLDSHITYVEAGTDGHPDEKSVVATRRIVNYCKKLKRRDLLIVMLSRGVDDLLCCPREEITLRDKLRVIKRLKAAGATDDEINTVRNKLSAIRGGDLARLAYPARVVTLITSDVSSVPMTHMSGGPCVYDPKDLTALAILVKYRLLAKLPMSVRELAEETIPWTMAADKQVGKNGKYRFVHEYVIACNADAMERMSVEVFKLGFFPLKLNSTCSGTVQEFAREYVKVTSLMILGVEGKINKLDMYEEMKDSPVCPLTDKTVQEIFPAKDKWGLGLCLLLGGRQTVNLCANPGKGGPNQELALYFSLYWYMRTQQYPILREYTVWFLGGSSYGADGNTPQTGAFGYKSLATDVFPEYEKAQSIFNTAYVKWWQLKEDKRNAFVIADARKEMEDLEDIRNKYAAILPGRVLKENNTNLFFLSINHEDELLELKTGNYYTFTNVGDLHIIRIVRFQCNCDSVCHGTGEKICPDRECPVNRTLSAESQFNTQYCCRVGRRKDD from the exons ATGTCGCGCCGGATAAGTCGAGGTCGGGGTGAGAAGCTGAAGAGACGGAAGAAAAAGGTTATTGATCCAGTGAAGGAGGAAGCAACCGCGAAGAGAATCGCAGTGATCCAAGCAAAGAGACAGAAAATCATAGACCAAGTTAAAATTTCGTTGCTAGAGAGGAGGATGCACAAACGGGAAATTCAGAACGCACGCGTCGAGAAGGAAGAGAGGGCCCGTGATAAAAAACGCAGGGATGCTGAGGCGGACGATACTGAGAGACAGATGTTACAG ATTCGCGAGGACATGAGCGCAGTCATAGAGACTGGCATAAAGTGCGTGTACACTGCTGTAATCATCCCCGATAAGATCAAGTACGACGGCCGACGAACTCTAACGATCCATGGTGTCAGGTACAAATTAAGGAATAACTTGCACCTCGTGGGCTGGGGAAAGGAGGCGGTCACGATGAGTTCGGCGTTTGAACGAGTTGTCGGCAAGCAATTGAAAAGAGGGTGGATGGTGGTACCCCGTAAATCGGTCTTCATGATGTGGAGCTTCCCAGAAGCGTTTCCCCCGTTAGACAGCCATATCACCTACGTCGAGGCGGGCACCGACGGGCATCCGGACGAAAAGTCCGTTGTCGCGACCAGGAGAATCGTCAACTACTGTAAAAAGTTGAAGAGGAGGGATCTGCTGATAGTAATGCTCTCGCGAGGGGTCGACGATCTCCTATGCTGCCCACGCGAAGAGATTACGCTGAGGGACAAACTTCGAGTAATAAAGAGATTGAAGGCAGCCGGAGCGACTGACGATGAAATAAATACCGTGAGAAATAAGCTGTCTGCAATTAGAG GAGGCGATCTGGCACGGCTCGCCTATCCAGCCAGAGTCGTCACGTTGATCACGTCAGACGTTTCTTCAGTTCCAATGACCCACATGTCAGGTGGTCCATGCGTATACGATCCCAAAGATCTAACGGCTTTGGCCATTTTAGTGAAATACAGGCTCCTCGCCAAGCTACCAATGAGCGTCAGGGAACTAGCGGAAGAGACTATTCCGTGGACGATGGCTGCAGACAAGCAGGTGGGCAAAAACGGAAAGTACAGGTTTGTCCACGAGTACGTGATAGCCTGTAACGCAGACGCCATGGAGCGCATGTCCGTGGAGGTCTTCAAGTTAGGCTTCTTCCCCCTCAAACTTAATTCCACTTGCTCCGGCACCGTCCAAGAGTTCGCAAGAGAGTACGTTAAAGTGACGTCTCTGATGATACTGGGAGTCGAAGGGAAGATCAATAAACTGGACATGTACGAAGAGATGAAGGACAGCCCTGTTTGTCCTCTAACTGATAAAACTGTGCAAGAGATATTCCCGGCCAAGGACAAATGGGGTCTGGGATTGTGCCTCCTATTGGGCGGCCGGCAAACTGTCAATCTTTGCGCTAATCCCGGCAAGGGTGGACCCAATCAGGAGCTCGCTCTGTACTTTTCATTATATTGGTATATGCGTACACAGCAGTATCCAATTTTGAGAGAGTACACAGTCTGGTTCCTGGGCGGCAGCTCCTACGGGGCAGATGGCAATACCCCCCAAACTGGCGCTTTCGGCTACAAGAGCCTGGCCACCGATGTTTTCCCGGAATACGAAAAAGCGCAGAGCATATTCAACACTGCTTACGTGAAGTGGTGGCAACTTAAGGAGGATAAGCGCAACGCCTTCGTGATAGCG GATGCTCGTAAAGAAATGGAGGATCTGGAAGATATACGGAATAAATACGCTGCTATTCTACCTGGTAGagttttaaaagaaaacaaCACAAACTTGTTTTTCTTGAGCATCAATCACGAAGATGAGTTGTTAGAATTAAAGACTGGAAACTATTATACCTTCACGAACGTCGGAGATCTCCATATCATACGAATCGTCCGCTTTCAATGTAACTGCGATAGTGTCTGTCACGGAACTGGAGAAAAGATATGCCCCGATAGAGAGTGTCCTGTCAATCGAACGTTATCTGCTGAATCGCAGTTCAATACACAATACTGTTGCCGCGTGGGGAGACGGAAAGATGATTGA